CATTTTTTGACTGGAATTTGGGTTTTTCCTTTTGTAGGCATCTTTGCTACATCATCAAGAGGTTATTAACGGTGAATTCACGCTTCCTGTTTATTGTCGCGCTTACTGCTCTGAGTGTTACAGCCTTCTCCTCAAATGCAAACGCTGGTCTTGCCGTGAATGGCCTTGCCTTTAACGGAACTCAGTTAAATGGCAGCAACCTGAATGGAGTAACGCTCAATGGGATTAGCGTTAATGGAGTGAGAATGAATGGGACATCAGTAAATGGTAGTAATCTCAATGGGAGTAATCTGAACGGTAGCAACTTGAATGGCAGCAACCTGAATGGTGCCAACTTGAATGGGCGTAACGTGAATGGTGAAGAAAATCAGAACGCAGCAGTGGCGGCCTCTCCAGAAACAGGCATGGTCTTGTCGAGTCCTGAGTTCACGGAGATTCAAGTTGAAGAGGGCCGTTTGGTAGGCGTTAAGTAAACAAGGTTGCTATCTAAATCACCTAATCGAGATGGAACAATGTTTCACGGTTCCATCTCGGTGAAGAAGTGAGATTGTTAGGATTGCTTGAGAAGAAGGTACTGCATGCGTATTCGGTCAATGTTGCGATCGCTGTTGCTGGGTTTGGTGTTTTTGTTTGCTTGGAGCAGCATTGCGATCGCGAAACCTACCTCTCATCCCCCTGAAAAAGATAAAGTGCCTCTCTCCAAAACAGAGCTTCAAACCGCTGAGATGGTAGGGTTCGATGATCAAGGTCGTCAACAGAAGTTTCAAGTGCGAAATAGTGAAGTTGATCCCCTTGATCCAGAGAAAAAAACATATCTCTACACTGTTTTTTATCAGGATAATCAGCGGAACTGGCAGAACCTCTGTGAACCAGATGCGAAAGGAGTTGCTAAAGCTGTTGTTTTACAAGGCTCTTGGGATAGCCGAGGCAGTTACAACCCCAATAAGAAATTGGTGACATTTAGCTGCACCAACGGAGCTTTAGCCAAGTGTATGCGGTTCGGCTACAAACCTTGGCAAAATGTCAAAGGGCGATCGCTACGAGATTATCATTCTGCTTGTGTGCGGATGGTACGAGCGGATTATTGTGGGGATGGTGTGGCCCATACCAAAGATGGCACTCCAATCAATCTCTACGATCGCCTAGGCATCCAAAAACCAGATGTAATGCCAGAGATGCGGTTTGAAGCAGCTTGGGGGGTGAATGGGGCACACTGTATCAACCAAGTCAGGTGGCCAGAGGCGCTAGCTTATGTGAAGCGAGTTTGCCCTACCCGATTGGCGACAAGAGGCAATCACTGCACCTCAGCAGAACGGGCCCAACGCCACTTTCCTGATGCTCTGTTATTCAACGACTCAGCAATACAAAAATCTCAGCGATTATAAATAGCGATTGTAAGCATTGATTTGTAGGGGCACCTTTTGTGGATGCCTTAGTTTATTTTGAGAAGACTAATATCAAATATGTTGCTGACAAAGGAGAGTCTGGTAACGTTTTATAGTGGCGCGATCGCATTGTTGACGTTTTTTAATCTGCTGAAATATTTATGTTGTCTACCGTTGCTCAGGTATATCCCGTTGTTTGGCAAGAAGACCGAGTCTTGCTAATTGACCAAACCCGTTTGCCCAACGAATATATCGTTGTGGAAATTAGCCGCTATGAAGACATGGCTCGGGCGATTAAGACCATGATTGTGCGGGGGGCTCCGGCGATCGGGGTGGCAGCGGCCTACGGTGTGTACTTGGGGGCACGAGCGATTCAGACGAGCGATCGCGATCAATTTTTGGCTCAACTAGAAACAGTGGCTCAGGAGTTGCGGGAAACTCGCCCGACTGCGGTGAACTTGTTCTGGGCGATCGCGCGGATGCTGAAGACAGCACGGCAGACGATTGGGCCTGTGGAATATCTGAAAGAGACTTTGCTGCAAACGGCAAAGCAAATTAATGCAGATGACATCCAAACCTGTCAGGCGATCGGCGATCATGGAGTAAAGGCACTACCCACAAGCCCAGAAAAGCTGCGGATTTTGACCCACTGCAATGCGGGGGCTTTGGCAACGGCAGGATATGGCACCGCGTTGGGTGTAGTGCGCTCGGCTTGGCGAGATGGACGGCTAGAGCGAGTGTATGCCGATGAAACTCGGCCTCGGTTACAAGGGGCAAAGCTAACGGCTTGGGAATGTGTGCAAGAAGGCATTCCAGTAACGTTGATTTCGGATGGGATGGCGGCGCACTGCATGAAGCAGGGCCTGATTCACGCGGTTGTGGTGGGGGCCGATCGCATTGCAGCCAATGGCGATGCGGCAAACAAGATTGGGACTTACAGTGTGGCGATCGCTGCGAAAGCCCACAATGTTCCTTTCTTTGTAGCGGCTCCCCTGTCCACTATTGACTTTTCTTTGTCGGATGGTAGCGGAATTCCTATTGAGGAACGCGATCCGGTGGAGATTTACCAAGTGGGTGACACTCGCATTTGTTCGCCAGGTGTGGAGTTCTACAATCCCGCGTTTGATGTGACTCCTGCGGAGTTGATTACGGCGATCGTGACTGAGTTTGGGGCGTTTGCTCCGAGTGAGTTGAAGCCTCAGTTGCACGAGAAACAAGCAGTTTAACTACTTAAGGAACCAAGCCCTTGGGGGCACTCGCCCCCAACCCCCCGCTGAGGGACGGTTGCGTCCCCCAGATCCCCTCCAAAAGTTTGCCTTTAGCCGCCGTTTTCAAAGCCTTCTCCGCATCGGGGAGGGTTTGGGAGGGGTGATTTTGATCAATTTAGAACATTTCAGTCTTAAGAAGGGTGCTGTTCTCTGCTCAGGTGTTCCAATGGTTGGCAGTTGTTGATATGGGAGATCACGAATGCAAACTCGACAACTGGGTAGTCAAGGTTTGACGATTTCTGCGATCGGCTTGGGCTGTATGGGCATGTCTGAGTTCTATGGCGCGGGGGATGAAGCAGAGTCGATCGCGACGATTCACCGGGCTTTGGAATTGGGGGTGACGTTTTTAGATACAGCGGATATGTATGGGCCGTTTACCAATGAGAAGTTGGTGGGACAGGCGATCGTGGATCGCCGAGATCAGGTGATTTTAGCGACTAAGTTTGGCAATGAACGCAGTCAGGATGGAAAATTCCTTGGGGTGAATGGCAAGCCAGAATATGTGCGACAGTGCTGTGATGCTTCTCTGCAAAGGCTCGGCGTTGATTATATCGATCTCTACTACCAGCATCGGGTAGACCCGACTGTGCCCATTGAAGAAACGATTGGGGCGATGGCAGAGTTAGTGCAGCAGGGAAAGGTGCGCTATTTAGGCATGTCGGAGGCGGCTCCTGGTACGATTCGGCGGGCGCAAGCGGTGCATCCCATTAGTGCGTTGCAGACAGAGTATTCGCTCTGGAGTCGTGACCCAGAAGACGAGATTTTACCAACAGTGCGAGAGTTGGGAATTGGGTTTGTGGCCTACAGCCCGCTCGGTCGCGGCTTTCTTTCAGGACAGATCAAGAGTCTAGATGACTTAGCCCCAGATGACTATCGACGATATTCGCCCCGCCTCCAAGGAGAAAACTTCAACAAAAACCTGCAACTGGTAGAGCGAGTGCAGCAGATTGCGGCGGAGAAACAAGTGACTCCCTGTCAGTTGGCTTTGGCTTGGTTACTAGCTCAAGGTCAAGACATTGTGCCCATCCCTGGAACCAAGCGGCGGCAATATTTGGAGGAAAATGTGGCAGCGGTGGATGTCACGTTAACACCAGAGGAGTTGGCCCGGATTGATGAGGTGGCCCCAAAAGGGTTTGCGGTGGGCGATCGCTATCCGGATATGAGTACAGTCAATCGCTAGCTCGAATCGCTGAAGCTAGCGCAAGGCCCAAGCCAAAAACCGCTCGACATAATAGAGAGTTACCTGGCTCCCCAGCCCTTGAAAGACTTCATCAAAGCTGTGCTCGGCCCAAGGAAGCTCTAGCAGGGCTACGGGGCTGCCCACAGACCGCAATCGTTGGTACATGCCCTGGGCAAATTTGACTTCCACCAGATGATCGCGCCGACCATGGACGAGTAATGTGGGGGGTAAAAGTCGACTGACATAGGTGGCGGGGGAAGCCTGGCGATAGAGCGCTGGTTTCTCAGTTGGGGTGCCGCCCAAGAAAGCTCTTAAAGCTGCCCGGACATCGATTGGGTCAGGTTCAGGCGGATCGGCGTAACCTGCTGTCAAGTTGAAAGGGCCGTAGTAGCTGACCACCGCTCGAATCGGCAGAGCGTCGGATTGGTAGGCTGCTAGCATCGCCAAGTGCCCACCAGCAGAGCGACCCAGTAAAGCCATGCGATCGCCATCTGCTTCATATTCAGTGGCATGTTCGCGCACAAAAGCTAAGGCGGTGCGGACATCCTCTAGTTGCGCTGGAAAAGGGTGCTGAGGCGCATGGCGGTAGTCGATCGCGAAGACCGTGTAACCTCTGGCGGCCATGTAACGGCTGAAAACAGCATTGGCTAATGGGCTTCCCCCTCGCCAAGCTCCCCCATAAATCACCACTAAGGCTGGATAGCGACCCACTTGAGGCGGTCGGTAAATATCTATGCTGAGCTGCACACCGTCTGGTTTGGCAAAAGGGATGTTGGGGTCATAGCGCACCGGACTAGCTGGAATTCCGGTGAAAACCTGCTGCAAAATAAAAGGTTGCGATCGCGGTCTCTCTAGATCTCCCTTGGTACTTTGTGCCGCCTGTCGATCTAATTGCTGGCTCACCTGCTCATAGCTCGCCCCAAAATTTGCTTGCAGCTCATCATTGTTTCGTTGTGATGCAAGGGGTAGCTGTAATAGGGGTAGCATACTTAGCCCCAGCCCCACCAAGCCCAGCAACACAGCTAAGCGTTGGAGCCAACTCCGGCGCATCCCTAGAGATGCCAGCAGGCAAGCGATCGCATTAAACCCGATCAACCAAGGGCTTAGCTCTGGCGTCGCTACTCCTAAAGGTAGCAGAGCTAGGGTTGGCGCAGGCACGACAATCCAAGCGCTCAGAAACAAGGTGACGCTACTGAGGAATAAGGCCAAACAAGCGTAAAGAGTTCGTAAAACGGACGGCATCCAAAATTACCTGCTTTGTCAGGGGATCATCATAATTAGGGCAGAATATTTCGACTTTGCTTAAAACTTTTTCTATTTCGCGCCAACCTCTATCTAAAGGAATAGGTTGCACTGAATTCGCTTTCGTTTATAAGGAAAGTACGTAAAAACCATATGACTGATAACAGTACTTAAACACTACTTAAACACTAAGTCTTGAGGGAAACTACATGCGTTCTACCATGCTTGCTTTTTTTGGCGCAGGGCTTGGAGTGCTGGTTGGGGCGGTTGCAGGTCAGGCTCAAACCGCTAACTCACCAGAGGTACTGCCCGGTAGTGTGACATTGTCCAGTCAATCTCTTCAAGGCGTACAAACTCGCAGCCTGAATGACTTTAAAGCGCCTAAGTCTCGAGTGAATCTGGAGTTACGTGGCAATTCCAATTCTGTACGTCCCTCTGCACCAGGTTTCAAAGTGCAAGATCGAACAGTGGTGATTGTAGAGCGATCGCGTCCCTCAGAAAAAAACTCAACGGTGTTCTTAGATGACGTTGGTAGCGATCGTGAGCAACGGTTTAAGGTGCAGTATCAGTTAACGGACCAGTAGTTGCAATTTTTCCTATTCTTCCTAGCAGTGGTTTTTTGCTGGAGCTACAAGCGATCGCCTGATTAATAGAGATTGTGCGATCGCTTCTTCTAGTTGTTTTCAGCATCAGAAATCTATTGACTTTGCTGCGCTAAAAACTTCTGATTGGATCGTTTCACTTTAGCTATCCAGCGACGGTATGACGACAAGATCTCCGAATAGGGAACCGTAGTGTCAGACAACAGCTCAAACAGGGAAGTTGGAAAATGCTGCGGTAATAGTTGATGCAGCACTTTGCCCAATTTCTGTCTCACTATGAGTTCCAGAAATAAGGATTTAGATAGCGGAAATGGACTATCAGACAGTTCTACCAAAGCATGAGCATCGGGTTGGCGTCGCGTACTAAAATCTGGTAACACTAAGTTTAAGTCGTCAGAATATTCATCTAATAGACGATCCAATACTTCTACATCCTCGAAAGCAGCATTGCCTCCCTGACCCAAGGAGGGGGAAACGGCGTGAGCGGCATCGCCAATCAGTAACACGCTGTTGCCATAGTGATAATGACTGCAACGGATGGTGAGCACCTGGGAAACAGGACGATTGAGCAATGCTTCCGCTTCGGCATCAGTAATGAGTGGGCTTAAATCAGGAAAATTCTGATGGAAAAACTCTAAAACTTGAGTAGTAGTGTTCAGCTTCACAAACGAATTGTTGTTGCAAGAAAAAGTAATGACGCCACTGGCGATCGCCTCGCTGGTAGGAACCGCTAGAACTGTGGTGCCATCCTCCAATCGCCAACTATGGATATGTTCTGGTTTGAGGTCTAGTCCTGCTGGCTCATTTCGTCGTAATGAAAAAAGAGTTTTGTAGTCGGTAGGCACACACTGGGCCTCAAGGGTAAATTCCTCTGTGGGCAAAAAGTGATTTCTGATTACAGAGTGCGCTCCATCAGCTCCAATCAGCAGGTCATAATCAGCCCTCAACTCCTCTGCCACGCTGTTTTCAGTAATGCTTTCAAAGGTAATGCTCTGCCGCTCAAAATGTGCGGCAATACATTTACAGTTGAAGTGGAGAGTGAGGCGATCGCTCTGGTCGGTTTCGGTGAGCTTTTCTAATAAGGTGATGACTAATTGGGTGCGATCGAGGGCAAAGAGTGGCTTCTGGCGAGATAACGTTCGCATTTTCCCTTTTCTACCATGCACCACTGTTCCCCAAATTGCGGTCCCTTGGGCTTTGACGCTATCTTCCAACCCTGGAACCTGCCTTAAAGCATGGAGGCCTCTGGCGTTGAGGGTCAGGGGGTAGGTGCGAGCTTTTTCAAAGGAGACACTGCGGGGGTCAGGACGGCGATCGTAAATTTCAATCTGATAAGCTTCCTGCCGCCGCAACAGATAATGAGCCAACAGAATCCCGCTCGGCCCAGCTCCGACAATTACAACTCTCTTCGCCATTGCTCCACCTCAAATTCGCGCTGATAGAACACTGATAGAATTAGATGCTACAGCCAATCTGCTAATGGTAGGCTGCTAACGGTTGAGTTGCTGGTCTTATGTCTGTTTTTGCTGAGATACAAAATGCCAACGCCTTGATTGTGGGTGCAAATGGAGGCATTGGTTTAGGGTTTGTGCAGAAGTTGTTGCAGGACGATCGCGTTACCAAAATCTATGCGACTTATCGTCAACCCGAATCTGCAAGTGAACTATTGGCGCTAGAACGCGAGCAGCCTGAGCGGTTAGTTTGTCTCCCGCTAGACATTACAGACGAAGCTCAAATTGCTGAATGCAGCGATCGCATTAAAGGTCAGGTAGACAAACTACATTTGGTGATCAACTGTGTCGGCATTTTGCATGAGGGAGATTTGCAGCCCGAAAAGAGCTTGCGCCAAATTAATCCCGATCATTTAATGCGCTACTTTCAGATCAACAGTATTGGAGCGGTGCTCCTGGCTAAGCATCTATCGCCTTTGTTCGCTCATAGCGAGAGAAATGTCTTTGCCACGATCTCCGCCAAAATTGGCAGCATTGGGGATAACCAGTTGGGCGGCTGGTATGGCTATCGGGCCTCTAAAGCGGCGTTGAATATGTTGATGCGGACTGTCGCGATCGAATATAAGCGCAAAAGCCCCAACACGATTGTAGTAACGCTACATCCTGGCACCACTGATACTCGTCTTTCCAAACCATTTCAGCGGAATGTGTCGCCCGAAAAACTGTTTCCAGTAGAGCGAACTGTTGCTCAGTTGTTGGCTGTGATTGAAAATCTAGAGCCTAAAGACAGCGGCGAGTTTTTCTCCTGGGATGGTAGTCGCTTGCCTTGGTAAAAGCTTGGTAAAAACAGGCTTGGCGTATTCAGCATTACAACAAGGTTTTACGAGTGAACAATTCTCCAGATAGAATCTTGTCTCTGCCTGTAGTGGAAGTTAGGGCTAGCGATCGCCAGTACGCTGCATAGCAGTAGCTGCTAACAAAGGTTTCACTATGCAAACGAACACCTCTAACTTACTTCAGCGCCTTGACGGTGCCGAACGACTTTTTGCCATGATTCTTGGTGTAGTCTTTTTAGCCGTTGGCATCGCTGGATTTATCCCCGGCTTGATTGCTATGCCTGCGGTGGCGGGAGATGCACCGCTCTATGTTCCCGACTTGTCTTTCCCAGATGGGTATGGCAACGTCTTTGGTCTGTTTCCTACTAACTTCTTGCATAACGCGGTTCATATTGCGGTCGGTGTTTTAGGTTTGGCTGCTGCCACCAGTTTCTCTGGATCATTGGTGTTTAACCAAGGATTTGCGATCGCTTATATCCTGATTGCCATCATGGGTTTGCTGCCAGCGACTAATACCACTTTTGGCCTCATGCCTATCTTTGGTAACAACGTTTGGTTCAATGCTCTGACTGGATTGGCCGCTGCTTATTTTGGTTTCATTAAGCCCCTCAAAGTTCAAGAGCAGATCACTTCTGCACCTAAAGCGTAGGTATGAGATAAGCGCGAAATAAATACAAGATAGGTGATAGGTGCGATCGCTATCTTGTAGAGTTTTCAGCATAAAGCTTTTGATTTTATTTCAGCTGACTTAATCAACTCTTCTTTTTAACTTTTCTCTCCATTCGCTCTCCCCCGACAATAAGTTTATGGGAGAGATTTTCTATGCTTCATCGAGAGAGGGAATTAGGGCGATTTGAGGCAATATAATTCTTTGGCAAATTTGTCTTTGCAGCGTAGGCTACATCTCTAGATTGATGAGTTGCCTCAGCGGAATCATAACAATGTAGGGGCTATTAACAATTCTGCAAGCGTTGTGCTGTAGCCAACTTTGCAGATAAAGAAAGTGATGGAAGAAAGTATGACTGATAATCAACAAAAACGTGCCCTAGGAGCTTTTTCTACTCGTTCAGCGGTCGAAACTGCGCTCCATGAGTTGCAAGCTACTGGTTTTCCGATGAATCAAGTGTCTGTGATTGCTAAGAACGCAGACGAAAGTCAAGAAGTGAGTGGCGCTCATATGCAAAGTCAGGTTGGCGATCAAGAAGTCGGAGCGGGAAACGCCACTGCTTCTAACTTGGCCTATGGGGGTGCTGCCGCTACGGTGTTATTGGGCCTGACCAGCCTCAGCATCCCTGGAGTCGGTGCTGTATTGGCTGCAGGTACCTTAGCGGCTTCTCTGGTGGCTAGCGTCGCAGGTGCTGGGATTAATGCCGCTTCAGCAAATAGCGTAGTGCAAGCGATGGCTGCGTCAGGAATTGCTAAAGAGCAAGCTGAGATTTACAGCGATCGCTTGTTGCGAGGTGATTATGTGGTGCTAATCGAAGGGAGTGATGCTGAGATTCAGCAGGCAGCAGATGTTCTAAGTCAGAAGAGTATTCAAGATTGGGGCATCTACGCAGCAGCAAATGCTTGAGTTATGCTTTGGGTGTTCCTAAGCTAATCGCACACGAGGCTCAGTAATCGTGACATCAGATTCAGCTAAGTTTGGCGAACAAACCCTCAATAAAATGGCGACTATGGCGATCGCTAGCATGATCAAGGATGCCGAAGAAGTGGATGTCCAAATCAAAACCGATGTGAGCAAACTGGCTCAAGGGCAAGTTGATTCGATCGCCATTAAGATCCAGGGTTTATTGATGCAGTCTAGCTTACGTCTGGAGGAATTTTACCTCCAGATCAATCGAGTGGCAGTTAAGCCTTTCAGTGCAATGTTCGGCAAAATTAAGCTGATGCATCCGGCTGATGGCACGATTCGGGTAGTCGTTAACGAAGCTAGCCTCACCCAAGCTCTGAATTCTGCCTCGGTGCGGAAGAAGTTGCCATCGCTGCCCCAGCTGACTAAAACTCAGGCGGGAGATCACTCAATTCAGCAAGTGAAATGTTATTTGCTGAGTGATGGCCATCTGGCCTTTAACGTGGGCTTGAATACACCAGATCCATCACTGCCGTCTATGTCTTTTACAGCGACACCCGAGATTGGCAACGATGGGCAAGCGATTGTGCTGCAAAATCTATCACCTGTGGATCATCCAGGCTCTTTGGCTGAAATCACGGCGGCTTTAGTGGCTCAAATTAGTGACCTCCTCAGTTTGCCTGAGTTTAAGCATCAAGGTATGTCTGTGCAAATTCAGCAACTGGAGGTGGTCACTGGCAAGTTAAGCTGGGAAGCGATCGCTTCCATCGATCAATTTCAGTCTACATAAGATCTGCCTCTATCTATCCTTAGATTAAAGCTTTATCTTGTAACCTCCTTCCATTCCGCCTGTATTCCTGCTATGACTCACTTTGGTATTATTTGTCCGCCCTATCCGGGGCACTTGAACCCCCAAGCAGCCCTGGGTCGAGAGCTACAAAGCCAGGGGCATCGAGTGACATTGCTGCAAATCCCGGATGTTGCTCTCAAAGTTCGCTCCGAAGGGCTAGAGTTTTATCCGCTTGGAGAATCTACTTATCAACCTGGATCGTTAGCCAAAACGTTTCAGCAGTTGGGTCAGTTGAGTGAAATGGAGGCGCTTAACTACTCTGTGGATTTTTGCCAACAGGTGACGGAGATTATTTGTCGGGATGCGCCAGGGGCGATCGCTGAATTAGGCATTGAGGCTTTGCTAATCGACCAGTTAGAACCAGCCGGAGAAACGGTAGCAGAAGGCCTGCATCTTCCCTTTGTGACTGTTTCCTGTGGTCAAGCAATTCATCGACGAGCAGATGTACCTCCTTTTTTTACGCCTTGGCGCTACCGAAAAGCTTTGTGGGCAAAGCTCCGTAATCAAGTCGCCTACTACATGCTAGACCGCAACTGCCAACCAATTCTCGATACCATCAACCACTACCGACAGCAGTGGAATTTGCCACCTTATCAGGGCTTATATTCCACCTCAACTCGATTAGCTCATGTTAGCCAACAGCCTGCGGCCTTTGATTTTCCTTGCCCCAATTTACCCATAGACTTCCACTACACTGGGCCTTTTCGCAATCCGTCTCCCTGTGGCGTCGATTTTCCGTTTGAGCAGTTGACGGGACAACCGCTAATTTATGCCTCCTTAGGAAGCATCCAGAACACTAAAGCTGCCCTGTTTCGGGCGATCGCGGCGGCTTGTGAAGGCTTAGATGTGCAACTCTTAATTGCCCATGGAGGTGGCATCAGTGCAGAAGATATCCAGAGTTTCCCTGGTTCTCCTTTGGTGATGGAGTATGTGCCGCAGGTAGAAGTATTAGCCAGAGCTAGCTTAACGATTACTCATGGTGGTCTCAACACAGTTCTTGACTCTCTCACTCATGGTGTGCCTTTAGTGGCGATTCCCATCACTTTCGAGCAACCCGGAACAGGAGCGAGAATCCGCGAAACAGGAGTTGGAGAAGTATTGCCGTTGAAGCGTTTGAGGGTAAAACGTCTAAGAAAAGCCATCCAACGAGTTCTCACCAAAGAGTCCTATGCCCAGAATGCTGCTAGAGTTCAACAGTCTATCTGTAACTCAGGAGGTGTGCACAGAGCGGCTGAGATTATCGAGCACGCTGTGAAATCTCAGGTGCGAGATTTATCTGAAGTGGCATCTCGTGTACCTGCGAATGTTCTACCCAGTGCCCAAGCAACGTTGTCAGAAAAGTAGATTGCTGTGGTTATGGATAGAGACCGCCTCCAGAGACTAAAAGAAAATGCTGGTAAACGTTCAATCGCTTGCCAGCATTCTACCTACAGCTCCAAAACTTCTTGGCACTCTACAGAAAACGCAGAAAACAGAGACTAGCCATGATGTTGTTTAAACAAAGCGGCCATTCGACTGCTTCCGTCTAATGCCGATCACTGCGGGCTTGGGTGGGCCTTCAGGATTTCCCTGGATATTGCTGGGCCAGTTGCTTCCCCGTAACAGCGATCGCCGTTGAGTGAACAGAGTACCGTCCAAATTCAGCATCTCAATATCCCGGCTGAGAGGTACTTGAGGGCTGAACGGACAATCTTCACCGGGATGCTGTACCGAAAGAATTAAGGTATCTCCCACAAAAGTTGGTCCTGTCATTTCACAGCGGAAAGGACCGTAGGCGAAGGGCACCACTGTTCCAGCATCCGGGCCGCTCATGGGAATGAAGAAGAGCCAGTTGTTGCCAAACACACCAATCAAATTAGAAGTCTGGACATTTTTGTTGGAGTCGGTTTGGCTCGGTGCGGTTGCCCCCACCACACTATGCTCGATTAGGAGTGGATTCGCGGCTGCACCCACATCAAAGCCATTGTGAGCGGCTGTAGACATATCGGTGACACCCCAGACATTCCCTTGACTGTCAAAGGCCAGGTTATCCGCATTGGCAAAGCCATCACCATTCTCGGTGCCTGCTTCTCCTCCCTTGGCTAAGCGCTCCCAACGGAAGGAAGTACCTGTGCCATCAGCGCTATTCTCTATAATCTTGAACAGTTCGCCGGAAGGTTGGTCGTCTCTAACGTCAGGGCTGTATTTGGAGACGACAAAGATACGGGAATCCGGATAGCCATCCCCACCTGGAGCCCCGTCGGTATAAGCGATGAAGACTTCTTTGGTGCGGGGGTGAACTTCGATATCTTCGGGGCGGGCTGTGGGAGTCGCACCAATTAGGTTGGCGGCTAAGAAGGCATCCACCAAAACCGCTCCTTGAGTGGTATAGAAGTCTGATAACTTCTTGTTGCGGTAGTCAGGCAAGAATGTCGCTTCGTTGGTTGTTTCAACGTTGAGCGAACCTCCACTGCTGGTTTGGCCTGCAATACCAACGCGCTTAGGCAGCGGTAAACGACCATTTCTGGTAGCAGTGCCCAAAGCCGCAATCTCGACCGAGGCGAGCACAGAGGGAGAAATCGGGTTGGTTGGTGCATTCAGCAGCAGCGGAATCCATTCTCCAGTGCCATTCGCGTTGTAGCGGGCCACATACAAAGTGCCATCTTCAAACAGGCGACTGTTATTTTTGTCGTTAGGAGACGTGACTCGGCCAGTGCTGACAAACTTATAAGTATGGCCACCTCGGCGATCGTCGCCCATGTAACCCACTAATTGCTTGCCCGCTTCCACTCGCATCGCAATGTTTTCGTGGCGGAAGCGACCCAGCGCCGTGTGCTTGCGGGGACGG
The Trichocoleus sp. FACHB-46 genome window above contains:
- a CDS encoding alpha/beta hydrolase encodes the protein MPSVLRTLYACLALFLSSVTLFLSAWIVVPAPTLALLPLGVATPELSPWLIGFNAIACLLASLGMRRSWLQRLAVLLGLVGLGLSMLPLLQLPLASQRNNDELQANFGASYEQVSQQLDRQAAQSTKGDLERPRSQPFILQQVFTGIPASPVRYDPNIPFAKPDGVQLSIDIYRPPQVGRYPALVVIYGGAWRGGSPLANAVFSRYMAARGYTVFAIDYRHAPQHPFPAQLEDVRTALAFVREHATEYEADGDRMALLGRSAGGHLAMLAAYQSDALPIRAVVSYYGPFNLTAGYADPPEPDPIDVRAALRAFLGGTPTEKPALYRQASPATYVSRLLPPTLLVHGRRDHLVEVKFAQGMYQRLRSVGSPVALLELPWAEHSFDEVFQGLGSQVTLYYVERFLAWALR
- a CDS encoding DUF4383 domain-containing protein — its product is MQTNTSNLLQRLDGAERLFAMILGVVFLAVGIAGFIPGLIAMPAVAGDAPLYVPDLSFPDGYGNVFGLFPTNFLHNAVHIAVGVLGLAAATSFSGSLVFNQGFAIAYILIAIMGLLPATNTTFGLMPIFGNNVWFNALTGLAAAYFGFIKPLKVQEQITSAPKA
- a CDS encoding pentapeptide repeat-containing protein: MNSRFLFIVALTALSVTAFSSNANAGLAVNGLAFNGTQLNGSNLNGVTLNGISVNGVRMNGTSVNGSNLNGSNLNGSNLNGSNLNGANLNGRNVNGEENQNAAVAASPETGMVLSSPEFTEIQVEEGRLVGVK
- a CDS encoding ADYC domain-containing protein, which codes for MRIRSMLRSLLLGLVFLFAWSSIAIAKPTSHPPEKDKVPLSKTELQTAEMVGFDDQGRQQKFQVRNSEVDPLDPEKKTYLYTVFYQDNQRNWQNLCEPDAKGVAKAVVLQGSWDSRGSYNPNKKLVTFSCTNGALAKCMRFGYKPWQNVKGRSLRDYHSACVRMVRADYCGDGVAHTKDGTPINLYDRLGIQKPDVMPEMRFEAAWGVNGAHCINQVRWPEALAYVKRVCPTRLATRGNHCTSAERAQRHFPDALLFNDSAIQKSQRL
- a CDS encoding NAD(P)/FAD-dependent oxidoreductase gives rise to the protein MAKRVVIVGAGPSGILLAHYLLRRQEAYQIEIYDRRPDPRSVSFEKARTYPLTLNARGLHALRQVPGLEDSVKAQGTAIWGTVVHGRKGKMRTLSRQKPLFALDRTQLVITLLEKLTETDQSDRLTLHFNCKCIAAHFERQSITFESITENSVAEELRADYDLLIGADGAHSVIRNHFLPTEEFTLEAQCVPTDYKTLFSLRRNEPAGLDLKPEHIHSWRLEDGTTVLAVPTSEAIASGVITFSCNNNSFVKLNTTTQVLEFFHQNFPDLSPLITDAEAEALLNRPVSQVLTIRCSHYHYGNSVLLIGDAAHAVSPSLGQGGNAAFEDVEVLDRLLDEYSDDLNLVLPDFSTRRQPDAHALVELSDSPFPLSKSLFLELIVRQKLGKVLHQLLPQHFPTSLFELLSDTTVPYSEILSSYRRWIAKVKRSNQKFLAQQSQ
- a CDS encoding aldo/keto reductase yields the protein MQTRQLGSQGLTISAIGLGCMGMSEFYGAGDEAESIATIHRALELGVTFLDTADMYGPFTNEKLVGQAIVDRRDQVILATKFGNERSQDGKFLGVNGKPEYVRQCCDASLQRLGVDYIDLYYQHRVDPTVPIEETIGAMAELVQQGKVRYLGMSEAAPGTIRRAQAVHPISALQTEYSLWSRDPEDEILPTVRELGIGFVAYSPLGRGFLSGQIKSLDDLAPDDYRRYSPRLQGENFNKNLQLVERVQQIAAEKQVTPCQLALAWLLAQGQDIVPIPGTKRRQYLEENVAAVDVTLTPEELARIDEVAPKGFAVGDRYPDMSTVNR
- the mtnA gene encoding S-methyl-5-thioribose-1-phosphate isomerase is translated as MLSTVAQVYPVVWQEDRVLLIDQTRLPNEYIVVEISRYEDMARAIKTMIVRGAPAIGVAAAYGVYLGARAIQTSDRDQFLAQLETVAQELRETRPTAVNLFWAIARMLKTARQTIGPVEYLKETLLQTAKQINADDIQTCQAIGDHGVKALPTSPEKLRILTHCNAGALATAGYGTALGVVRSAWRDGRLERVYADETRPRLQGAKLTAWECVQEGIPVTLISDGMAAHCMKQGLIHAVVVGADRIAANGDAANKIGTYSVAIAAKAHNVPFFVAAPLSTIDFSLSDGSGIPIEERDPVEIYQVGDTRICSPGVEFYNPAFDVTPAELITAIVTEFGAFAPSELKPQLHEKQAV
- a CDS encoding SDR family NAD(P)-dependent oxidoreductase, producing MSVFAEIQNANALIVGANGGIGLGFVQKLLQDDRVTKIYATYRQPESASELLALEREQPERLVCLPLDITDEAQIAECSDRIKGQVDKLHLVINCVGILHEGDLQPEKSLRQINPDHLMRYFQINSIGAVLLAKHLSPLFAHSERNVFATISAKIGSIGDNQLGGWYGYRASKAALNMLMRTVAIEYKRKSPNTIVVTLHPGTTDTRLSKPFQRNVSPEKLFPVERTVAQLLAVIENLEPKDSGEFFSWDGSRLPW